Sequence from the Natronomonas marina genome:
GGCTCGCAGGAGCGGGACGGGAGCGAGCGCCGGCCCGGTGACGAACACCCAGATGACCGCGAACACGACGCCGGTCGCGGGCCACCGCCGGACCTTCACGTCCCCGCACCCCCCAGCACGACCTCGACGTAGCCGTCGGTGTCCAGCGCGGCCCCCGCGGCGGCGTCGGCGAACCGGTACACCGGCTCGAAGCCGACCCCGACGGCGACGACCAGCACCGCAAGCGTCGCCACCAGCGCGACCAGCGGGCGGTCGACGCTCCCCGTCTCGACGCGCTCGCTCTCGACGCCCCAGACGCTGCTCATCCAGGCCCGCGTCGTGTAGACGATGGTCAGGAGCGCGCCGACGAGCAGGACGAGGACGGTGAGGACGGCCGCGGGCGTCGGCGCCGCGGTCAGGCGTGCGGCGGCCACCTCGAAGACCAGCAGTTTGCCGAAGAAGCCGGCCAGCGGGGGGATGCCGACCAGCGAGAGGCCGCCGACGAAGAAGACGGCCCCGAGGATCGGCGACCGCTGGCCGAGACCGCCCACCTCCGCGAGGCGGGTCGTCCCCGCCACGTCCCGAACGACGGCGGCCACGAAGAAGAGCAGCCCCTTCGTCAGGGCGTGGTGCAGCGCGTAGATCAGCGCGGCCAGGAGGCCGAGGCGTCGCAGCGACGGGTCGGCCGCGGCGACTGCAATCGGCACGGCGATGAAGCCGACCTGCCCGATGGAGGAGTACGCCAGCAGGCCGTCGACGCTGTCGCGGTTCACCGCGCCGATTCCGCCGACGAGGACGCTTGCGGCCGCCGCCACCCCGAGGACGGGTGCGAGCGCCGCGAGGGGCGAGGTGCCGGGGAGCCCGGGCACGCGGACCGACACCGCCGCGCCGGCGAAGACCGTGAAGTACAGGCGGACGATGGCGTAGATGCCGACCTTCTTGGTCACGCCGGCCAGCACGGCCGCGACGGGCATCGGCGCCGCCCGGTAGGCGGCGGGCACCCAAAACTGGAAGGGGGCCAGGCCGGCCTTCAGCGCGAAGGTGACGAAGAGCAGCGCGCCGAAGCCGACCAGCGGTGCGGCCCGGACGCTGGCCGGCGACGCGACGAGTCGCTGGGCCATCTCGGCCATGTTGAGCGTCCCGACGGTCGCGTAGAGACCGCCGACGGCAACGAGCATGCAGACGCTCCCGAGGACGTTCAAAACGAGGTACCGCATCGCCGCGGCGGTGTGCTCGGCGCCGCCGTAGAAGGCGACGAAGACGTAACTGGCCATCAGCGTCACCTCGAACCACACGAAGAGGTTGAAGAGGTCGCCGGCGAGGAAGGCGCCGGTGACGCCGACCAGCAGCAACTGGAAGGTGGGGTGGTAGTAGGTCCGCTGGTTGCGGCGGTCGATAAAGCGGACGGAGACGGCGACGGCGTACAGGCCCACGACCGCCGCGAGCGAGAGCATGAACGCCGAGAGGGCGTCGGCGACGAGCGTGATGCCGTGCGGGGCCCGGATGCCGCCGACCTGGTAGGCGACGGCGCCCGGCGCGTCGGGCGACAGGACGACCGTCCACGCCAGGGCGGCGACGGCGGCGGCGTAGACGGCGACGCCGGCGACGCTCGTGGCCCGCTGGAGGCGCGGGCGACTCCGGACGGCGAGCGTGGCGACGGCGGTGCCGAAGACGACGAGCAGCGGCGCGACGACGAGCGTTCCCGTCATCGCTCCCACTCCGTGAGGTCCATGCTCTCGTTTTCCTCGTAGCCGCGGTACGACAGCACCAGCGCGAAGGCGGTGATGCCGAAACTGATGACGATGGCGGTCAGCACGAGCGCCTGCACCAGCGGGTCGGCCGTCGCCGGGAACGGGCCCTTCTTCGAGGCCAGCACCGGCACCGAGTCGGCCGTCCCCTCCCGGATGCCCCCCATCCCGATGAGGTAGACGTTGGCGGCCTGCGAGACGACGGCGACCCCCCAGACGACGTGGACGACGTCGTCCCGCAGCAGGAGGAACGTGCCCACGGCGAAGAGGACGCCGACGGCGGCCGCGACGGCCAGCGTCACCGGCGGTCACCTCCCGGCAGGGCGGGTTCGGCGGCGCGCTCGACGGCGGTCATTCGGCGCCCACCACCGACAGGATGGCCAGCAGGCCGCCGACGACCACGCAGTAGATGCCGACGTCGAAGACCAGCGCCGACGCCAGTTCGTACTCGCCGAGCACCGGCACGTGGACGTAGTCGTGGTGCTGGTAGAGGAACGGCTTGCCGAAGAGCATCCCGGCGAGGCCGCTGGCGAGGGCGATTCCGAGACCGAGGGTGAACAGCCGGCGGTAGGCGGCGACGGTCCGGTGTTCGAGGATGCCGCCGCCGGGGTCGACCTCGCGGTCGAGGACGCCCACCTCGAGGTAGTCCAGGCCGTAGGCGACGTACACCAGGACGAACGCGCCGACGGTCAGGACGCCGCCGATGAAGCCGCCGCCGGGGGCGTTGTGGCCGCCGAGGAACAGCGACGTGGCGACGACGAGGACGATGGGGACGACGACGCGGGCCGTCGTCCGCACGATGGTCGTCGTCATCCGGTCTCACCCCTGTCGCGCATGGCGAGCAGCACCAGCACCGACGCCGCCGCCAGCAGGATGACGGCGGCCTCGCCGAGCGTGTCGAACGCCCGGAAGTCCGTCAACACGACGTTGACGACGTTGGTGCCGCCGCCCTCCTCGACGGCGTTGTTCACGTACCACTCCGCCGTCTCCGACAGGCCCTGATCCGGCGCGGCCACGAGCACGGCGACGAACGCCGTCGCGCCGACCAGCACCGACAGCGCGGCGTCGCGGGCGGCGACGCGGACCCGGAGTTCGGCGTAGTAGGCCGGCAGTTCCTCGATGACGAGCAGGAAGACCACGAGCAACAGCGTCTCGACGACCAGCTGCGTCAGCGCGAGGTCCGGGCCCGAGGCCAGCACGTAGAAGACCGCCACCATGAACCCGAGGATGCCGAGCGTCAGGACGCCGGCGACGTGGGAGGGCGCGGCCGCGACGGCCACCGCGGCCACCGCGGCCACCGCCAGCACGAGTATCATCGCGGTCGGCGCCAGCGGTCCCGTCGGCGGGACGGCAACCCCCGTCGAGAGGAAGCCCAGCAGGACGAGCGCGCACGTCGTCGCCAGCACCCAGGTGACGTGGGTCCGCAACGGGCCGCCGTGGACCGTCGCGTCCAGTCGGTCGCTGGCCCACTCGACTTCGTCGAGCAGCCAGTCGTAGAGGTTCGTCGGGCGGGCCAGCGTCGACCCGGCCTCGAACCGCGCGATGCCGTTTCGGACCCGGTCGACCGAGGGGTAGGCGGCGGCGCCGACGACCAGCGCCGCGAGGCTCATCAGCGCGGGTCCGCTCGGTTCGGTCGGAATCTTCGCCGTGACGTCGACCGCTTCGACGGCGGTCACGGCGGCGGCGTCGCCGACGACGGCCTCGATTGCCAGCCCCGGCGCGACGCTCGTGACGAGGGTGAGCGCGGCCAGGAGGGCGGGCGGCGCGACCAGCGCGACCGGCGGCCGGGCGACGTCCTCGACGGTCGCCGGCCGTTCGCCGAGGAAGGCACTCAGGAATCGCAGCGAGTAGAGGACGGTGAAGACGCTGGCGCCGACCGCGACCGCCGGGTACAGCCAGTAGAGACCGCCCTCGGCGAGGCCGGTCTCCCAGGCCGCCTTGAACAGCAGTTCCTTCGAGTAGAAGCCGCCGAACGGCGGGACGCCCGCCATGCTGAGGACGGTCACACCGGCGATTGCGGCGGTAATCGGGAGGTCCCGGTACAGCCCTCCGAGGTCGTCGAGGCGTCGCGTCCCGACCTCGTGGGCGACGACGCCGGCGACGAGGAACAGCGCCGCCTTGAACAGCGCGTGGTTGAACAGGTGGAAGACGCCGGCCTCGGCGCCGTAGTGGGTCCGGAAGCCGAACCCGGCGACCATCAGGCCGAGGTGGCTCGCCGTCGAGTACGCCAGCAGTTCCTTGATGTCGTTGGCGGTGACGGCCAGGACGGCGCCGACGGTCATCGTCGCCAGGCCGACGGTGGCGACCAGGAGCGTCCACGCCTCGCCGAGAAAGAGCGGCCGGACCCGCCCGAGGACGTAGACGCCGACCTTCACCATCGTCGCCGAGTGGAGGAACGCCGAGACGGGCGTCGGGGCGACCATCGCGTTGGGCAGCCAGAAGTGAAGCGGCACCTGTGCGGACTTGGCGCCGGCGGCGACGGCCACGAGGACGAGGACGGGGACGAACAGCCCCGAATCCGAGAGCGCCGCCCGCATCGCCCGTATCGTCCCTTCGTTCGCCAGCATCGCCGCGAGGTCGAACGTGCGGGCGCCGAGGGCGGGACCGCTGGCCACCGACAGCAACAGGAGCGCGACGAGCAGACAGAGACCGCCCCCGACGGTGATTATCATCGCCATCCGGGCGGAGTAGCGCGATTCCGCGTCCTCGGTGTGGTAGCCGATGAGGACGAACGAGCAGACGCTCGTCAGTTCCCAGAAGAGGAACAGCGCCACCAGGTCCGAGGCGAAGGCGACGCCGAGTATCGAACCCATGAAGGCCGACAGCGCCGCGTAGAATCGTCCGAGGGACGGCTTGCCGTGCATGTAGCGGGCGGCGTAGGCGAAGACGAGGACGCCGATGCCGCTGGCAAGGAGTGCGAAGAGCAGCGCCCAGGCGTCGACGCGGAGTCGCAGCGCCACGTCCATTGAGGGCACCCAGGCGACTGCGCCGCTCCCGGTGGTGCCGAGCCGGGACGCGACGAGACCGAAGGAGGCGACCGCGACGGCGGCACCGACGTAGCCCACCCGGTCGCCGAGGACCCGGTGCAGCGGCGGGAGGGCGACGACGGCGAGGAACGGGAGCGCGACCGCCAGGAATACGGACTCCATCGAACGTTCGTATCCAGTGCCACGTCGTCCTTAACCCTACCGCAGTCCCGTCGTCGGGCCGTCGTTCGCACGTCCGCTGTCCCGGGGGCAGCGACCGACCGGCGCCGCGGTCGAAACGACAGCGCGACCCCCGCGAGGGGGCCGGCACCGATCCGGTCTGGCTGGCCGGTACCCGGCGGAGAGATGAATAAATAACTGTGCATAGCCGGCAGATGGGTTATGATAGTGTGGGATGTTACCGTGCTTCTGGGGAGGGGGCACCCGAACGGTACCCGGTCCGGACTGCGACGCAGGAACCCCAGCCTTCACGCGGTCCGGCACCGACGTGGTCCCACGCCGGGGCGTTCCCGCAACGGTGTCGGCGGCCGGTCAGCGGTTTCGAGGCGGAGCCTCCGGCCTCAAGAAGCGAGGACTTCCGACGCCAGTCGGAAGGACGACGCGAGTAGGCCGGGGAGGAAGCCGACAACTCCGGCACAACCCACGGATTGTGGCCGCCTTTTGACGGTGTTTAGGCCAGCGCGCCGGATTCGGGACCGCGCTCCCCGAGCAGGACTTTCTTCGTCGACTCGCCGGCCGGCACCTCGATGTCGTGGGTGTCGAACGCCGTCGCCAGCGTGATCGTCGCCGGGGCGTCGCTGTCGATGTCGATGGTCAACTCGTCGTCGACGTCGAGACCGGCCTCCTCGACCCACAGCGTCACCGAGTCGACGCCCTCCAGTCGGACCTCGAGGCGGTTCTCCGGGGCGGTCCGGGCGTCGATGGGCGGCGTCTCCCACTGGACGCCGCGGCTGAGGTGCCGTCGCGGCTGGCGGCCGTACTCGGTGAAGGTGCCGACCTCGGGCGGGGCGTAGCCGTCGGCGTAGGAGATGGCGTCGACGAGCCCCGAGTTGCGGTCCTCGCGGGTTCGGATGTCCGACACCCAGTAGGCGCCGTCGTGGACGAGGTCGACCTCGGGGTGGTCGAGCCGTGGGAGGTGCCTGTACGTCACCCGGCGGGGGTTGCGGATGACCTTGCTCCGGGAGACGAACTCGGGGATGCCGGTCCAGCGGTCCCGGACGCCAAAGGAGAGGTGGGTCTCGGCGGGGAAGACGTCGAACTGGTGGCGGTAGCCGTGCTTCCGGAGTCGGCGGGCGTAGTTGTCCGGCGAGATGACCGGCACCAGCGGGTCCCCGAGGCCGTTCCAGACGAGCATCGGGACGTGCCGGAGGTTCTCGGTTATCTCCAGGGCGCTGGAGGGCCCCTCGGTGAAGACGTTGAGGACCTGGCCGCCGCCCTCGCCGCCGAAGAGGTCCGTCGTCAGCGACGGGGGCGCCCGAATCAGCCCGCCGGTGACGCCCTCGATGGGGTCCTCGGTCGGCGGGCCGACGACCGAGAAGCCGCGGCCGAACAGGTCCGGACACTGCGCGGCCAGCACGCAGGTGCCGAAACCGCCCATCGAGTAGCCGCCCAGCGTCACGCGACTGCGGTCGATGTCGACTCTCGTCTCGAGGTCGCGCCAGGCCTCGAAGATGTCGAGTTCGGCCTCCCGCTTGTACCACCGCCCCGGCCCCCGCGCCTGCGGCATCAGGACGACGGCGTTGTTCGGTTCGCTGATGTCCTTTATCAGGTTCGGCGTGTAGACGGCGTACTGGGTGTACGAACAGCTCAGCGAGTGCAGCAGCATCACCATCGGCGCCGGTTCCTCGAGGTCCTCGGGGATGTAGGCGCTGTACGGCTGGATCCGGCCCTCGAGGATGTCGTGGTCGGTGTCGATGCCCTCCCCGAGGTAGTACCGGGAGGGGTACAGCAGCGAGACGATGCCCGACTCGGGGGTGTTGCGCTCGGTGACGCGGTCGCGGAGCTTCCCGAAGTCGACGTCGGCGCCGAACCGCGAGATGTCGCGGTCGGCCAGCGCCATTGCCTGGGCGTGTTCGCGCCAGTTGCCCTCCCCGAGGACGCGCGGCGAGCGGTCGAGTATCTGTTCGAGGATGCTGTGACCGATGCCGGTCACGTCCAGCAAATCGAAGAGCCCGCGACCGACGTCGACGGGACCGAGGTTCCGGTTGTACGGCTCGTCGAAGCGGAAGCCGACGTTGAACACCGGCGGCGTGTCGCGGCCCTTCTTCGCGCCGCCGGGGCGTTCGTCGTCGGGACTGACCGCGACCTGCTTGAACTCGCGGGTCGCCGGGTCCCACAGGCCGACGACGACGTAGTGGCGCCAGGTTTCCTCGCCCGGGTCCAGCGGCACCTCGACGTCTATCTGCCGGCGACGGACGTCGACCGTGAGGCGGTCGTCGTCGAGGGGTTCGTCGTCGAGTTCGGCGCCGGTGCCCCAGGTGACCAGCCGGTGGTCGACGGGGGCGCCCAACTCGCCGAGTCCGTACCCCCAGTCCGTGCGGCGCTCGGGACCGCCCTCGAAGTCCTGGGCGGCCTCGGTGTCGATGCCGACGGCGACGGCGGCGGCATCGGGTTCGAGCATCGTGTTCAGCGTGATGCGGTACCGGACGCCCTCCTCGGTCGGCTGGGCGCGGAACTCCAGTAAGTCGGCGGCGTTGTAGCCGTACCGCTCGACGTCGTTGGGGTAGTGGTAGTCGCCGGTCGGCTGCGAGAGGACGCCGCCCAGCGAACTGGCGTTCGTCGGCGACCCCGAGACCCACGAGCGGGTGTCGGCGCCGCGGTCGTCGTAGACGTAGTCCTGATAGAGGTACTCGCCGTCGACGTAGGCGTCACACCCCGAGACCATCAGGGGCTCGGCCTCCCAGCCGGGGCCGTTCTCCAGCTGTGGCGGCGTGGGGTTGTCGCCGTACAGCGCGTCCGGTCCCGGACGGGGTGGCGACGACGGTGCCTCCTCCTCCGATTCGCTCTCGGAAGCACCGTACTCCTTCGACATACCGCTAGAGTACCCTCCCGACGGGAAGTACATTTAGCCTGAAAGAGCTTGCAGATTTAAGTGCGACCATTATCAACCCCGTGTAGAATTTAAAGACGTTTAAGCACTCGGGTCGGCTCACGCCTCGGGTCGTTCGAGGGGTTCGACCACCAGCGTCGAGGTTCCGGGTTCGACGTCGAGGCGCTGGCTCCCGAAGGAGCCCCTGAAGGTCAGCGTCGCCGCGGTGTCGCTGTCGACGTCGACGGTCAGTTCCTCGCCGGGGTCCAGCCCCGCGCTCTCGACCCATATCGTCGCTGTCTCGACGCCCCGCAGTTCGAGTTCGAGCGCGTTCGCCGGTCCCCGGACGTCCTCCTCGGGGTCGCTCCACTCGACGCCGCTGGCGGTGTAGGCAAGCGGCGTAGTTCCCGTGCGGGTGTAGGTCTCGGCGCTCGGTTCGGCGTAGCCGTCCGCCAGCGACGTGGCGTCGACGAGACCGCTGTCGGCCGCCTCGCTCGTTCGCACGTCGGTCACCCAGTAGGCGCCGTCGTGGTAGACGTCCAGTTCCGGGTAGTCGAACTCGGGGACGTGCCGGAAAGTCACGCGGGCCGGCCGTTCGGGCTTGTCGGTGTCGGCGAGGTAGTCGGGACCGCGTTCCCAGCGGTCCTGCAACGCGAGGAAGAAGTGGTCGGCGGCCGGGAAGACGTCGATCTGGTGGCGGTAGCCGTGCGAACGGAGCTTCGTCGCGTAGTTGGTCGGACCCAGGAGGGGTACGAGCGGGTCCGTCCCGCCGTGCCACAGCAGCATCGGGACGTGCCGGAGGTTGTCGGTCAACCGCAGGGCGTTTTCGGGTTCCTCGGTGAATATCGAGAAGAGCCGGCCGCCGTCCTCGCCGCCGAAGAGGTCCTGCATCAGGACCGACGGGGTGGCGAGCAGGTTGCTCGTCGGCCCCTCGAGGGGGTCCTCGGCCGGCGGGCCGACGACCGCGAAACACCGCCCGAAGCAGTCGGGGTTCTTCGTCGCCACGATGATG
This genomic interval carries:
- the mbhE gene encoding hydrogen gas-evolving membrane-bound hydrogenase subunit E, translated to MESVFLAVALPFLAVVALPPLHRVLGDRVGYVGAAVAVASFGLVASRLGTTGSGAVAWVPSMDVALRLRVDAWALLFALLASGIGVLVFAYAARYMHGKPSLGRFYAALSAFMGSILGVAFASDLVALFLFWELTSVCSFVLIGYHTEDAESRYSARMAMIITVGGGLCLLVALLLLSVASGPALGARTFDLAAMLANEGTIRAMRAALSDSGLFVPVLVLVAVAAGAKSAQVPLHFWLPNAMVAPTPVSAFLHSATMVKVGVYVLGRVRPLFLGEAWTLLVATVGLATMTVGAVLAVTANDIKELLAYSTASHLGLMVAGFGFRTHYGAEAGVFHLFNHALFKAALFLVAGVVAHEVGTRRLDDLGGLYRDLPITAAIAGVTVLSMAGVPPFGGFYSKELLFKAAWETGLAEGGLYWLYPAVAVGASVFTVLYSLRFLSAFLGERPATVEDVARPPVALVAPPALLAALTLVTSVAPGLAIEAVVGDAAAVTAVEAVDVTAKIPTEPSGPALMSLAALVVGAAAYPSVDRVRNGIARFEAGSTLARPTNLYDWLLDEVEWASDRLDATVHGGPLRTHVTWVLATTCALVLLGFLSTGVAVPPTGPLAPTAMILVLAVAAVAAVAVAAAPSHVAGVLTLGILGFMVAVFYVLASGPDLALTQLVVETLLLVVFLLVIEELPAYYAELRVRVAARDAALSVLVGATAFVAVLVAAPDQGLSETAEWYVNNAVEEGGGTNVVNVVLTDFRAFDTLGEAAVILLAAASVLVLLAMRDRGETG
- a CDS encoding sodium:proton antiporter, translated to MTLAVAAAVGVLFAVGTFLLLRDDVVHVVWGVAVVSQAANVYLIGMGGIREGTADSVPVLASKKGPFPATADPLVQALVLTAIVISFGITAFALVLSYRGYEENESMDLTEWER
- a CDS encoding MnhB domain-containing protein, which encodes MTTTIVRTTARVVVPIVLVVATSLFLGGHNAPGGGFIGGVLTVGAFVLVYVAYGLDYLEVGVLDREVDPGGGILEHRTVAAYRRLFTLGLGIALASGLAGMLFGKPFLYQHHDYVHVPVLGEYELASALVFDVGIYCVVVGGLLAILSVVGAE
- a CDS encoding complex I subunit 5 family protein, yielding MTGTLVVAPLLVVFGTAVATLAVRSRPRLQRATSVAGVAVYAAAVAALAWTVVLSPDAPGAVAYQVGGIRAPHGITLVADALSAFMLSLAAVVGLYAVAVSVRFIDRRNQRTYYHPTFQLLLVGVTGAFLAGDLFNLFVWFEVTLMASYVFVAFYGGAEHTAAAMRYLVLNVLGSVCMLVAVGGLYATVGTLNMAEMAQRLVASPASVRAAPLVGFGALLFVTFALKAGLAPFQFWVPAAYRAAPMPVAAVLAGVTKKVGIYAIVRLYFTVFAGAAVSVRVPGLPGTSPLAALAPVLGVAAAASVLVGGIGAVNRDSVDGLLAYSSIGQVGFIAVPIAVAAADPSLRRLGLLAALIYALHHALTKGLLFFVAAVVRDVAGTTRLAEVGGLGQRSPILGAVFFVGGLSLVGIPPLAGFFGKLLVFEVAAARLTAAPTPAAVLTVLVLLVGALLTIVYTTRAWMSSVWGVESERVETGSVDRPLVALVATLAVLVVAVGVGFEPVYRFADAAAGAALDTDGYVEVVLGGAGT
- a CDS encoding prolyl oligopeptidase family serine peptidase, whose amino-acid sequence is MSKEYGASESESEEEAPSSPPRPGPDALYGDNPTPPQLENGPGWEAEPLMVSGCDAYVDGEYLYQDYVYDDRGADTRSWVSGSPTNASSLGGVLSQPTGDYHYPNDVERYGYNAADLLEFRAQPTEEGVRYRITLNTMLEPDAAAVAVGIDTEAAQDFEGGPERRTDWGYGLGELGAPVDHRLVTWGTGAELDDEPLDDDRLTVDVRRRQIDVEVPLDPGEETWRHYVVVGLWDPATREFKQVAVSPDDERPGGAKKGRDTPPVFNVGFRFDEPYNRNLGPVDVGRGLFDLLDVTGIGHSILEQILDRSPRVLGEGNWREHAQAMALADRDISRFGADVDFGKLRDRVTERNTPESGIVSLLYPSRYYLGEGIDTDHDILEGRIQPYSAYIPEDLEEPAPMVMLLHSLSCSYTQYAVYTPNLIKDISEPNNAVVLMPQARGPGRWYKREAELDIFEAWRDLETRVDIDRSRVTLGGYSMGGFGTCVLAAQCPDLFGRGFSVVGPPTEDPIEGVTGGLIRAPPSLTTDLFGGEGGGQVLNVFTEGPSSALEITENLRHVPMLVWNGLGDPLVPVISPDNYARRLRKHGYRHQFDVFPAETHLSFGVRDRWTGIPEFVSRSKVIRNPRRVTYRHLPRLDHPEVDLVHDGAYWVSDIRTREDRNSGLVDAISYADGYAPPEVGTFTEYGRQPRRHLSRGVQWETPPIDARTAPENRLEVRLEGVDSVTLWVEEAGLDVDDELTIDIDSDAPATITLATAFDTHDIEVPAGESTKKVLLGERGPESGALA